A stretch of the Candidatus Thermokryptus mobilis genome encodes the following:
- a CDS encoding YfhO family protein → MAEKKKAGKQKKEQISTTNELIPPKYHSMVYLLLILFALFIFFNEALLKGKVFISGDIIAFKSWVALIEDAKLQNVPLLWNPYIFCGMPAYASLSVGPERPFDLLGITRDFTFNLIFKIIPNRDVFEMVVYLFLMSIGAYILSQRKGMGKFVSFIVAFSMSFSTFFIVWLTVGHHTKIITMSAFPFVLLLIDELMNRFKLLYFVLLVVAIWLIFAASHIQMMFYVYLAVAIYYLTYFIHKILRKENIIGLIRSGLLFSLATLFAFGIFLDKYLPVWEYNHYSIRGQPPLIEKINQQASGKSDRQSTGLDYDYATQWSFSPGEILTFFVPSIYGFGWRNYTGVLTGGETVRINTYFGPMPFTDAPNYLGAIVLLLAIIGVVFNFKENIFVRFLVFLVIISLFISFGKEFPLVYDIFFYYVPYFNRFRVPSMILALVMFAVPVLAGFGLSSIINFYRSGISEKVKNVFRNLTIASTLLLAITIFLPNFVSEIYKSIFADNQAVALVIKNNFGFVNQEIYNRVSPHIYQFIFDNFIKDLRIFLLLALLLFGLSYLYLSKILKQNIFNLGIALLVIFDLWRVDSLTLHYSDKEDLQSIFNPPDYVQYIKQDTTLYRILELSSGQPVMSNHLAIYRLQNVYGYHGAKIRAYQDLIEIAGITNPFVLNILNTKYVISDNVDTVYGNLVFNGTRKVLFNKNYLPRVFFVNRYEVSQPIQILNKMKNAEFNPMDVVYLEDTLDIKIDPPSQDAFIEILEYQIQKIKLKVKATGNNLLFLSDAWYPKWKCFIDGKETPILRANYVFRAVVVPDGEHEILFVYKDDEFELGSKVSLGINIFVLLLLFASIYPNVKKLIDKHKS, encoded by the coding sequence ATGGCTGAAAAGAAGAAAGCAGGAAAACAAAAAAAGGAACAGATTTCAACCACTAATGAATTAATACCCCCTAAGTATCATTCCATGGTTTATCTCCTATTAATTTTATTTGCGCTTTTCATTTTTTTCAATGAGGCACTTTTAAAAGGGAAGGTTTTTATCTCCGGTGATATAATCGCTTTTAAAAGCTGGGTGGCTTTAATTGAGGACGCAAAACTTCAAAATGTCCCGCTTCTTTGGAACCCGTATATTTTCTGTGGTATGCCTGCCTATGCTAGTTTAAGCGTTGGCCCAGAACGCCCGTTTGATCTTTTGGGAATAACAAGAGACTTTACATTTAACCTGATTTTTAAAATCATCCCGAATCGTGATGTTTTTGAGATGGTCGTTTACTTGTTCTTGATGTCAATCGGCGCTTACATTCTATCGCAAAGAAAAGGAATGGGAAAATTTGTATCTTTTATCGTCGCTTTCTCAATGTCCTTTTCAACTTTTTTCATTGTTTGGCTCACCGTTGGACATCATACAAAAATTATTACAATGTCAGCTTTTCCATTTGTTTTGCTCCTGATTGATGAGTTGATGAATAGATTTAAGTTGCTTTACTTTGTTTTGCTTGTCGTCGCGATTTGGTTAATATTCGCAGCTTCACATATTCAAATGATGTTTTATGTCTATTTGGCGGTTGCTATTTATTACCTTACTTACTTCATCCACAAAATCCTCCGCAAAGAAAACATTATTGGTTTGATCAGATCAGGATTGCTTTTTTCGCTTGCAACTCTTTTTGCATTTGGAATTTTCCTTGATAAATATCTTCCTGTCTGGGAATATAACCATTATTCAATCAGAGGACAACCACCGTTGATTGAGAAGATAAATCAACAAGCGTCAGGAAAATCAGATAGACAAAGTACAGGGCTTGATTATGACTATGCAACGCAATGGTCTTTTAGCCCTGGGGAGATTTTGACATTTTTTGTTCCTTCTATTTATGGCTTTGGATGGAGAAATTACACGGGCGTTTTAACTGGTGGTGAAACTGTCAGGATAAACACTTATTTTGGTCCGATGCCCTTTACCGATGCTCCAAATTATTTAGGTGCGATAGTTCTTTTACTTGCTATTATCGGTGTCGTTTTCAATTTCAAAGAAAATATATTCGTCAGGTTTCTTGTCTTCCTTGTCATAATCTCTTTGTTTATCTCTTTCGGGAAAGAATTTCCCCTTGTCTACGACATTTTCTTTTATTATGTTCCTTATTTTAACCGTTTCAGAGTTCCGAGCATGATTCTTGCTCTTGTTATGTTTGCAGTTCCGGTGCTTGCTGGGTTTGGTTTATCTTCAATTATAAACTTTTACCGCAGTGGTATAAGCGAAAAGGTGAAAAATGTTTTCAGAAATTTGACAATTGCCTCAACCCTTTTACTTGCGATCACGATTTTTTTACCGAATTTTGTTTCCGAGATTTATAAGTCAATTTTTGCTGACAATCAAGCTGTTGCCCTTGTGATAAAAAATAATTTCGGCTTTGTAAATCAGGAAATTTATAATAGGGTTTCACCACACATCTATCAATTCATCTTTGACAATTTCATCAAAGATTTACGAATTTTCCTTCTCCTAGCTTTGCTTTTGTTTGGCTTATCTTATCTTTACCTGTCAAAAATTTTAAAGCAAAATATATTCAATCTCGGCATCGCATTGCTTGTCATATTTGACCTTTGGCGTGTGGATTCTCTTACACTTCACTACTCAGATAAAGAAGACCTTCAATCAATCTTTAATCCGCCAGATTATGTGCAGTATATAAAACAAGATACAACTTTATACCGAATTCTTGAGCTTAGCTCTGGGCAACCGGTTATGTCAAACCACCTTGCGATCTATCGCCTTCAAAATGTTTACGGCTATCACGGGGCTAAAATTAGAGCATATCAAGACCTTATTGAAATAGCTGGGATAACTAATCCGTTTGTGCTTAACATTTTAAACACAAAGTATGTGATAAGCGATAATGTTGACACAGTTTATGGAAATCTTGTTTTCAATGGGACGAGAAAAGTTTTGTTTAATAAAAATTACCTTCCGAGAGTTTTCTTCGTTAATCGCTATGAAGTTTCACAGCCGATTCAAATTTTAAACAAGATGAAAAATGCTGAATTCAACCCGATGGATGTCGTTTATCTTGAGGATACATTGGATATCAAAATTGACCCACCATCTCAGGATGCTTTTATTGAAATACTTGAGTATCAGATTCAAAAGATAAAACTAAAAGTGAAAGCAACTGGGAATAACCTTCTATTTTTGAGCGATGCTTGGTATCCGAAATGGAAGTGTTTTATTGACGGGAAGGAAACTCCAATTTTAAGGGCAAATTATGTCTTTCGTGCTGTTGTTGTCCCTGATGGGGAA
- a CDS encoding FlgD immunoglobulin-like domain containing protein produces the protein MWRKLTILTLLISLILFYQSFADVYPSNVRITQPYSDEPFDGKFDDYTGAKIWFTLNDSATRVVVKVYHDVNPAHVKTFELYNLTMGEHWVYWDGTLDDGSLAPAGNWVVEITAEQAGGYSAWTMYYDDDTGAKGLNIYTRGVDINKDPKSKDFGFIYAGNSGGPIGNGIIRYRADGQPAGDEGKPLILSTKDVLGANNVFHTTIDYLGRVYVSRTAAGDGVYRYDPRDGSLKKVVSFSGRPKGLAVSGTGSDFKLYIANGDRYNILVARLGTDDTLTVPLDTIAVFLPDSLYVNDLVVINDSVMYVNLKKGTGTFGANPSWTEKYIIYGKTRVTRADTVWSIYWGSAANIAGIAYYNDQLFISVRESPAGSINGVWRVWDLNATTPSYERIFNPPLGTISSAADLTVDIVGNIIFFENTNEHIYFIAPPNGPNSFTLVAPDTINITAPGKAVKLVSIAEARKDEDNDYIPDYKATGDTLMVVGTVFSPNYTLPTNTSYYIYDNTGAINVFKSGVALNFNPGDRLLVIGKIDQFRGLTEIIPLTADSTTIRVVATGYPLPTPRRLTVSEFLSNFEQYEAQLIQLDSLWKASTSVAWPASGSDANMTFVSFAKTETLTVRIDRDTDIDGQPEPQYPVTVIGIASQYTTGSAVVTGGYQILPRYYATDFRTINLPPAPPILALPANYASLHILSTDTVEFVWYKALDGNVPPDTITYYLRLAKDSAMTQVVRVDTLIADTVKAIKGADLFPLFTPGDTTLVLWWRVDATDKKSPAVKSAIWKLNLTKPTKVEIAEDGIPTDYYLSQNYPNPFNPVTTIKFGLPEDAQVELSVYNILGQKVATLVNEYRRAGHYVVQFDGSNYASGTYFYVLRAGNKVLKNKMLLIK, from the coding sequence ACGATGGGCGAGCATTGGGTTTATTGGGATGGAACGCTTGATGATGGAAGTTTAGCTCCTGCGGGGAATTGGGTTGTTGAGATAACCGCAGAGCAAGCAGGCGGGTATAGCGCTTGGACGATGTATTATGATGACGATACCGGAGCAAAAGGCTTAAACATTTACACGCGTGGCGTGGATATTAATAAAGATCCAAAAAGCAAAGATTTTGGATTTATTTATGCGGGAAATTCCGGAGGACCAATTGGTAATGGTATAATAAGATATAGAGCAGATGGACAACCAGCTGGAGATGAAGGCAAGCCATTAATATTGTCAACTAAAGATGTTCTTGGAGCGAATAATGTATTTCACACAACAATTGACTATCTTGGAAGAGTTTATGTATCAAGGACAGCAGCAGGTGATGGGGTTTATAGGTATGATCCAAGGGATGGCTCATTAAAGAAGGTTGTAAGTTTTTCTGGGCGACCGAAAGGTTTAGCTGTAAGCGGAACAGGAAGTGATTTTAAACTTTACATAGCTAATGGAGATAGATATAACATCCTTGTTGCAAGATTGGGAACGGATGACACTTTAACAGTTCCACTTGATACAATTGCTGTTTTTTTGCCTGATAGCTTGTATGTGAATGATTTAGTTGTTATAAATGATTCTGTTATGTATGTGAATCTCAAAAAGGGAACTGGAACTTTTGGTGCTAATCCAAGCTGGACGGAAAAATATATCATCTATGGAAAAACTCGGGTGACAAGGGCTGATACAGTATGGTCTATCTACTGGGGATCTGCAGCAAATATAGCAGGAATAGCCTATTACAACGATCAGTTGTTTATTTCGGTTAGAGAAAGCCCGGCTGGAAGCATCAATGGTGTTTGGAGAGTTTGGGATTTGAATGCAACGACACCCAGCTATGAGCGAATCTTTAATCCACCATTAGGTACTATCAGCTCAGCTGCCGATTTAACTGTTGATATTGTCGGCAATATCATCTTCTTTGAAAATACCAATGAGCATATATACTTTATCGCCCCACCAAATGGACCAAACTCTTTTACTCTTGTGGCTCCCGACACTATAAATATCACAGCGCCAGGAAAAGCCGTCAAATTAGTTTCAATAGCTGAAGCAAGAAAAGATGAAGATAATGACTATATCCCCGACTATAAAGCCACAGGCGATACCCTGATGGTCGTCGGAACAGTGTTTAGCCCAAATTATACACTGCCCACCAATACATCTTATTATATCTATGATAATACTGGTGCAATCAATGTTTTTAAATCAGGCGTTGCTTTAAACTTTAATCCGGGTGACCGTTTGCTTGTCATAGGTAAAATTGACCAATTCAGAGGTTTAACTGAAATAATTCCTCTGACAGCTGATTCAACGACTATAAGAGTTGTTGCTACTGGTTATCCCTTGCCAACACCGAGAAGGTTAACGGTTTCTGAATTTCTGAGCAATTTTGAACAGTATGAGGCACAATTAATCCAGCTTGATTCGCTCTGGAAAGCGTCAACTTCTGTAGCTTGGCCGGCTTCTGGTTCAGATGCAAATATGACTTTTGTCTCTTTTGCAAAAACTGAAACATTGACTGTTAGAATTGATAGAGATACAGACATTGATGGACAACCAGAACCGCAATATCCAGTTACTGTGATCGGGATAGCATCTCAATATACCACTGGATCAGCTGTTGTTACAGGTGGATATCAAATTTTGCCGAGATATTATGCCACCGACTTTAGAACAATAAATCTTCCACCAGCGCCTCCTATACTTGCACTCCCAGCTAACTATGCTTCGTTACATATACTTTCAACTGATACTGTTGAATTTGTTTGGTATAAAGCGCTTGATGGCAATGTCCCACCTGATACAATCACATATTATTTACGACTTGCTAAGGATTCGGCGATGACACAAGTTGTTAGGGTTGATACCCTTATTGCTGACACAGTTAAAGCGATAAAAGGCGCTGACTTATTCCCATTGTTCACGCCTGGGGATACAACGCTTGTTTTGTGGTGGAGAGTTGATGCAACTGATAAAAAATCCCCAGCGGTTAAGTCAGCGATTTGGAAACTTAACTTAACTAAACCTACAAAAGTTGAAATTGCTGAAGATGGTATTCCTACCGACTATTACCTGAGCCAGAATTATCCGAATCCATTCAACCCTGTGACGACGATTAAATTTGGTTTGCCAGAGGATGCTCAAGTTGAACTTTCAGTTTATAATATCCTTGGTCAGAAAGTGGCAACACTTGTTAATGAATACAGAAGAGCCGGGCATTATGTAGTCCAATTTGACGGTAGCAATTATGCCTCTGGTACTTACTTCTATGTTTTAAGAGCTGGTAATAAAGTTCTAAAGAACAAGATGCTTTTAATCAAGTGA
- a CDS encoding (Fe-S)-binding protein produces the protein MANNGTLQKALETLEKQLNQPLKTALEVCARCGICAESCHYYVSEPKIEHVPAYRAEQLRKIYRRKNNFLGKIFPRLVNAIDLDEKTFDKLVEMAFSECTLCRRCTFNCPLGVDTPLVMRTIRAMATATGKAPEILVMLADAAIAKGENPEIFKELFLQQISELERELQEITGDQNAKIPVEKEGARILYVALAGAHTILPPAIIFNEVKEDWTLSLYEAANYGVFLGDVERAKKIAKRIIDEAKRLKVQEVIVAECGHACAALVWDAPNWFGEKFPFRVRSIIELLAEYIQKGILKVEKIHTQPITYHDSCNLARTGGIFREPRLILKSIANDFKDMNPNGIENYCCGGGGGLVALPEYYEKRMRAGKPKAEQIKKTNAKIVAAACENCKLQLADLNNYYNLGVEVKGVVDLVAEAILHRKKSISSVS, from the coding sequence ATGGCAAATAATGGGACGCTTCAAAAAGCACTTGAAACACTTGAAAAGCAATTAAATCAGCCATTAAAAACAGCTCTTGAAGTTTGCGCACGATGTGGAATTTGTGCTGAATCTTGTCATTATTATGTTTCTGAGCCGAAGATTGAGCATGTCCCGGCATATAGAGCTGAACAATTGAGAAAAATTTACAGGAGGAAAAATAATTTCTTAGGCAAGATTTTCCCTCGTCTGGTTAATGCTATTGACCTTGATGAAAAAACTTTTGATAAACTCGTTGAGATGGCTTTCTCTGAGTGTACGCTCTGCCGAAGGTGCACATTCAATTGCCCCCTTGGTGTTGACACTCCTCTCGTTATGAGAACAATAAGGGCTATGGCTACAGCTACAGGAAAAGCTCCCGAGATATTAGTTATGCTTGCAGATGCAGCGATTGCAAAGGGTGAAAATCCCGAAATTTTTAAAGAACTATTTCTCCAACAAATTTCTGAGCTTGAAAGAGAACTTCAGGAAATTACGGGAGACCAAAATGCCAAAATTCCAGTTGAGAAAGAAGGTGCAAGGATTTTGTATGTGGCTCTTGCTGGTGCTCATACAATTTTGCCACCAGCTATAATTTTCAACGAGGTTAAAGAGGATTGGACCTTGAGCTTATATGAAGCAGCAAATTATGGAGTTTTCCTTGGGGATGTTGAAAGGGCGAAAAAAATTGCGAAAAGGATAATTGATGAAGCGAAAAGGTTGAAGGTTCAAGAAGTGATTGTCGCTGAATGTGGGCATGCTTGTGCAGCTCTTGTATGGGATGCGCCGAATTGGTTTGGAGAGAAATTCCCATTTAGAGTAAGAAGTATAATTGAGTTGTTAGCTGAATATATTCAAAAAGGAATATTAAAGGTTGAAAAAATTCATACGCAACCGATAACTTATCACGATTCATGTAATCTTGCAAGAACCGGTGGAATTTTCAGAGAGCCGAGGTTAATTTTAAAGTCCATTGCAAATGATTTCAAAGATATGAATCCGAATGGAATTGAAAACTACTGCTGTGGCGGTGGTGGAGGACTTGTTGCATTACCTGAATATTACGAGAAGAGAATGAGGGCAGGTAAGCCGAAGGCAGAGCAAATTAAAAAAACGAACGCAAAAATTGTGGCTGCAGCTTGTGAAAATTGTAAACTTCAACTTGCCGACTTAAATAACTACTATAATCTTGGCGTTGAAGTTAAGGGAGTTGTTGACCTAGTGGCTGAAGCAATTTTGCATAGAAAAAAATCAATATCATCAGTTAGTTAA
- a CDS encoding MerR family transcriptional regulator: protein MKPINKKEPIFPIGIVAQRLGISESTIRMYEREGLIIPYKKESGHRLFSERDMERIECIKKTIAEKKISIAGIRRLLALIPCWEIKNCPIEIRNECPAYVDYEKPCWLHKVNLKGDCATNECRECEVYNSIKSCDELKELLKKYLVSSQV, encoded by the coding sequence GTGAAGCCAATAAATAAAAAAGAGCCGATATTTCCGATAGGTATTGTTGCCCAGAGATTAGGAATCTCTGAAAGTACGATAAGAATGTATGAGCGAGAAGGTTTGATAATACCTTACAAGAAAGAGAGCGGGCATAGGTTATTTAGCGAGCGTGATATGGAAAGGATTGAGTGCATAAAAAAGACGATAGCGGAGAAGAAAATTAGTATTGCTGGGATAAGAAGATTATTGGCTTTGATACCTTGCTGGGAAATTAAAAATTGTCCAATTGAGATCCGAAATGAATGTCCTGCTTATGTTGATTATGAAAAGCCGTGTTGGCTCCATAAGGTAAATTTAAAAGGCGATTGCGCAACCAATGAATGTCGCGAGTGTGAGGTTTATAATTCAATTAAAAGCTGTGACGAATTAAAAGAACTTTTAAAAAAGTATCTTGTTAGTTCTCAAGTTTAA
- a CDS encoding sulfurtransferase TusA family protein: MNEQIKVDLKLDLKGLLCPLPIVKLSQAIKDLPIGAVIEGVATDPGVMADVPAWVKSTGQELISIEQQGKEYRFLIKKVK; encoded by the coding sequence ATGAACGAGCAAATAAAAGTAGACCTAAAGCTTGATCTAAAAGGATTGCTCTGCCCATTACCAATAGTCAAGTTATCACAAGCTATAAAAGATTTGCCAATTGGTGCTGTTATTGAAGGGGTAGCAACTGACCCAGGTGTTATGGCTGATGTTCCAGCATGGGTTAAATCAACTGGGCAAGAACTCATTTCAATTGAACAACAAGGGAAGGAATACAGATTTTTGATTAAAAAAGTAAAGTGA
- a CDS encoding DsrE/DsrF/DrsH-like family protein, which produces MENNKLSMVVFSGDMDKLMAAFIIATGAAASGMEVTMFFTFWGLQAIKKNEKTGRSFFGRLLGFMLKDINGVGPSKMNFGGIGRWMFKKMMKAKNVALLNQLREMAVQLGVKLVPCQMSMEVMEISTENLISGVSAPVGVASFLEEARNSKITLFI; this is translated from the coding sequence ATGGAAAATAACAAACTTTCAATGGTTGTCTTCAGCGGGGATATGGATAAGTTAATGGCAGCGTTTATCATAGCAACTGGTGCAGCTGCTTCGGGAATGGAGGTAACTATGTTTTTTACATTCTGGGGCTTGCAAGCGATTAAAAAGAATGAAAAGACAGGGAGAAGTTTCTTTGGACGGCTACTTGGTTTTATGCTGAAGGATATTAACGGTGTTGGTCCAAGTAAAATGAATTTCGGTGGGATTGGGCGTTGGATGTTTAAGAAGATGATGAAAGCAAAAAATGTAGCACTTCTGAATCAGTTAAGAGAAATGGCTGTTCAACTTGGCGTTAAGCTTGTTCCCTGTCAAATGAGCATGGAAGTTATGGAAATATCCACAGAGAATTTAATATCAGGTGTTTCCGCTCCCGTGGGTGTTGCAAGTTTTCTTGAAGAAGCCAGGAATTCAAAAATTACACTTTTCATTTAA
- a CDS encoding T9SS type A sorting domain-containing protein, which translates to MRLRTLFSVLLSLFVYSLVFSQDPANFPTSLHKTREGKRTWYKKENGGFENITNIPVENVNCLKCHPGTKADGTQIDPTTYTPDCNDCHNFSAGTQVPDDICLKCHSRQKNEKALYPGVDVHFAKGLTCMSCHTKKEMHGDGTSYQSWLDPGATEVRCEQCHSPLTSNPSHDIHSAKVHCTACHAKTVITCYNCHFESELQAKIKRPYGILRDFVLLVRRMPEGKVYSGTVMSLKYQNQTFVTIAPYRSHIIMPKDSTRKCSECHNNANIQTYNQTGQIYVVKWDDNQKKLINTKGVIPVPPNWMTALKFDFVDYTGRVDSATDPTKWVFLKSGADLAQELSAYVAPLTAEQMTKLSMPVNVKDGTTLLPTEFKLLQNYPNPFNPRTTIEFHLPKATNVTIKVYNSIGVEVKTLVRNKRYEAGIHRITFDAGNLPSGVYIYKMTTPEFSASRKMVLLK; encoded by the coding sequence ATGAGGTTAAGGACATTGTTTTCCGTCTTGCTTTCACTGTTTGTCTATTCACTCGTTTTTTCTCAAGACCCTGCAAACTTCCCAACGAGCTTGCACAAAACAAGAGAAGGAAAACGCACATGGTATAAGAAAGAAAACGGTGGATTTGAAAACATCACTAACATTCCAGTTGAGAATGTAAATTGTTTGAAATGTCATCCTGGGACGAAAGCCGATGGAACACAGATTGATCCAACGACTTACACACCTGATTGTAATGATTGCCATAACTTTTCAGCTGGAACGCAAGTTCCCGATGATATTTGTTTGAAATGCCACAGCAGACAGAAAAATGAAAAAGCTCTTTATCCAGGGGTTGATGTTCACTTTGCTAAAGGTTTGACTTGTATGAGTTGCCACACTAAGAAAGAGATGCATGGTGATGGGACAAGCTATCAATCCTGGCTTGATCCCGGAGCAACTGAGGTAAGATGTGAGCAATGTCATTCACCTCTTACGAGCAATCCATCTCATGATATTCACTCTGCAAAAGTTCATTGCACAGCTTGCCATGCTAAAACAGTTATAACTTGCTATAACTGCCATTTTGAAAGCGAGTTGCAGGCAAAAATTAAAAGACCATATGGCATACTTCGTGATTTCGTTTTACTTGTCAGAAGAATGCCAGAGGGTAAAGTCTATTCTGGAACGGTCATGTCGCTTAAATATCAAAATCAAACATTTGTCACGATTGCACCTTACAGGTCTCATATCATCATGCCAAAGGATTCAACTCGTAAATGTTCTGAATGCCACAACAATGCAAATATTCAAACCTATAATCAAACTGGTCAAATTTATGTTGTGAAATGGGATGATAATCAAAAGAAGCTTATAAATACTAAGGGAGTTATACCAGTTCCACCGAATTGGATGACAGCGTTAAAATTTGACTTTGTTGATTATACGGGCAGGGTTGATTCCGCAACTGACCCAACCAAGTGGGTGTTCCTTAAATCAGGTGCAGACCTTGCGCAAGAGCTTTCTGCTTATGTTGCTCCTCTTACAGCCGAGCAGATGACGAAATTATCAATGCCTGTCAATGTTAAAGATGGAACAACACTTTTGCCAACCGAGTTCAAACTGTTGCAGAATTACCCGAACCCATTCAACCCAAGAACAACGATTGAATTTCATCTTCCAAAAGCAACGAATGTAACAATTAAAGTTTATAATTCAATTGGTGTTGAAGTAAAGACACTTGTCCGAAATAAAAGATATGAAGCGGGTATTCATAGAATAACTTTTGATGCTGGAAATCTCCCAAGTGGAGTTTATATCTACAAGATGACGACACCGGAGTTTTCAGCTTCGCGGAAGATGGTCTTGCTTAAATGA